The following coding sequences are from one Thermostaphylospora chromogena window:
- a CDS encoding serine/threonine protein kinase, with protein sequence MTDLMPGGVPQEGGDAPPGVPESQGRLVGGRYRLLSPVGRGGMGMVWHAHDVLLDRDVAVKELILPFGLDHSGKQVAYRRMMREARSAARLSHPGIVTVHDVVEEDGRPWIVMELLRAWSLEQAVRQNGPLPVVQAAEIGYYVLDALRHAHAAGILHRDVKPGNVLITSDRVVLTDFGIAAIEGDVTITQTGLLMGSPAYIPPERLQGHSITHAADLWSFGATLYAAVEGRPPYEGPDAVAVLGAVLTQEPARPERAGALLPVIEGLLRKNPADRISAAQVADLLERVLRSHGSPLVGQRTGEHPAMPPDGLAPPAVPPREQYTPARIIETPSGPIRVPSEQQPYAAPYDPLASPTGIFSTNAIMRPASPLGAPPAQAAASAPPSFGRADSPSMPVTGAYAFPAYAAPPERAQEGDERPRTEAAEVPPESRRPEEFSAFSPFAAPRRHEDRDGPGAFDAFTGPSGPQPFGGAAGARPGSRQHAEDDSPSGPHRSFDAFGPASGPRRHEDHDGPGAFDAFTGPSGPQPFGGAAGARPGSRQHAEDDSPSGPHRSFDAFGPASGSQRPLPGGRVAEGRINSGAFEAIRVSRANSAPDPALVGVPRRPDGGGRPGSRRPVEDRPRDTGRLGAALIDPGRLRRRGGLFSDGVWWQEGRPTPRTLLAAAGMLGAAVITLLLLQAGDEQSNTPPPAPASATASAELDGAAQEAQTVEIPEGFTTRTQGGISAVVPEEWTVSVSDGRVIFSDPGDSQRMVTVAKAPSAPDGGLAALSRERETAKLTEYIQVQLQPVTMGKWKAADWEYTHTLPNGVPMHTLTRHVTIDDRRAYRITFTAPELRWDEGARMREVFLAHFSVV encoded by the coding sequence ATGACCGATCTCATGCCCGGGGGCGTTCCTCAGGAAGGCGGGGACGCGCCGCCGGGTGTCCCGGAGAGCCAGGGACGGCTGGTCGGCGGGCGATACCGTCTGCTGTCGCCGGTCGGCCGTGGCGGCATGGGCATGGTGTGGCACGCCCACGACGTGCTCCTCGACCGCGACGTGGCGGTCAAGGAGCTGATCCTTCCCTTCGGCCTCGACCACTCCGGTAAGCAGGTCGCCTACCGGCGGATGATGCGCGAGGCGCGCTCGGCGGCCCGGCTCAGCCATCCCGGCATCGTCACGGTCCACGACGTCGTCGAAGAGGACGGCCGGCCCTGGATCGTCATGGAGCTGCTGCGTGCCTGGTCGTTGGAGCAGGCCGTACGGCAGAACGGCCCGCTGCCCGTGGTCCAGGCGGCCGAGATCGGCTACTACGTGCTCGACGCGCTGCGCCACGCGCACGCCGCGGGGATCCTGCACCGCGACGTGAAACCGGGCAACGTGCTGATCACCTCGGACCGCGTCGTCCTCACCGACTTCGGCATCGCGGCCATCGAAGGCGACGTCACCATCACCCAGACCGGGCTGCTGATGGGCTCTCCCGCCTACATCCCGCCCGAACGGCTGCAGGGGCACTCCATCACCCACGCCGCCGACCTGTGGTCCTTCGGCGCCACGCTGTACGCCGCGGTGGAGGGCCGCCCGCCGTACGAGGGGCCGGACGCGGTGGCGGTGCTCGGCGCGGTGCTCACCCAGGAACCGGCGCGGCCGGAGCGCGCGGGCGCGCTGCTGCCCGTCATCGAGGGCCTGCTGCGCAAGAACCCCGCCGACCGGATAAGCGCCGCGCAGGTGGCCGACCTGCTGGAGCGGGTGCTGCGCAGTCACGGCTCCCCTCTGGTGGGACAGCGCACCGGCGAGCACCCCGCGATGCCGCCGGACGGGCTGGCGCCGCCCGCCGTTCCGCCGCGGGAGCAGTACACACCGGCGCGGATCATCGAGACGCCCTCCGGCCCGATCCGCGTTCCGTCCGAGCAGCAGCCGTACGCGGCACCCTACGATCCGCTGGCCAGCCCCACCGGCATCTTCAGCACCAACGCGATCATGCGGCCCGCCTCGCCGCTGGGCGCGCCGCCCGCCCAGGCCGCCGCGTCCGCGCCGCCGTCCTTCGGCCGGGCCGACTCCCCTTCCATGCCCGTCACCGGCGCGTACGCGTTCCCGGCGTACGCCGCGCCGCCGGAGCGGGCGCAGGAGGGCGATGAGCGTCCCCGGACGGAGGCGGCCGAGGTGCCGCCGGAGTCCCGGCGGCCGGAGGAGTTCAGCGCCTTCAGCCCGTTCGCCGCTCCGCGACGTCACGAAGACCGCGACGGTCCCGGAGCGTTCGACGCCTTCACCGGCCCTTCCGGACCCCAGCCCTTCGGAGGAGCGGCCGGAGCACGGCCCGGCTCCCGGCAGCACGCCGAAGACGACTCCCCCTCCGGGCCGCACCGCTCCTTCGACGCCTTCGGCCCCGCCTCCGGTCCGCGACGTCACGAAGACCACGACGGCCCCGGAGCGTTCGACGCCTTCACCGGCCCTTCCGGACCCCAGCCCTTCGGAGGAGCGGCCGGAGCACGGCCCGGCTCCCGGCAGCACGCCGAAGACGACTCCCCCTCCGGGCCGCACCGCTCCTTCGACGCCTTCGGCCCCGCGTCGGGGTCGCAGCGCCCGCTGCCGGGTGGCCGGGTGGCGGAAGGCAGGATCAACAGCGGCGCTTTCGAGGCCATCCGGGTCTCCCGCGCCAACTCCGCACCCGACCCGGCCCTGGTCGGTGTCCCACGGCGGCCTGACGGCGGGGGCAGACCCGGATCCCGCAGGCCGGTGGAGGACCGGCCGCGGGACACGGGCCGTCTCGGCGCGGCGCTCATCGATCCGGGCCGTCTGCGCCGCCGCGGCGGCCTGTTCAGCGACGGCGTCTGGTGGCAGGAGGGCCGGCCGACCCCTCGCACGCTGCTGGCCGCGGCCGGAATGCTGGGTGCGGCGGTCATCACCCTGCTCCTGCTGCAGGCGGGCGATGAGCAGTCGAACACCCCGCCACCGGCCCCGGCGTCCGCTACCGCGTCCGCCGAGCTGGACGGGGCCGCTCAGGAGGCGCAGACCGTGGAGATCCCCGAGGGGTTCACCACACGCACCCAGGGCGGGATCTCCGCGGTGGTGCCCGAGGAGTGGACGGTGTCGGTCTCCGACGGGCGGGTCATCTTCTCCGACCCGGGGGACTCCCAGCGCATGGTCACGGTCGCCAAGGCCCCCAGCGCGCCGGACGGCGGCTTGGCCGCGCTGAGCCGGGAGCGGGAGACGGCGAAGCTGACCGAGTACATCCAGGTGCAGCTCCAGCCGGTGACCATGGGAAAGTGGAAGGCCGCGGACTGGGAGTACACCCACACGCTGCCCAACGGCGTGCCGATGCACACCCTGACAAGGCATGTGACGATCGACGATCGCCGCGCCTACCGAATCACTTTCACCGCGCCCGAACTGCGCTGGGACGAGGGGGCCCGGATGCGCGAGGTCTTCCTCGCCCACTTCTCCGTCGTGTGA
- a CDS encoding MFS transporter, with product MGGVGGAVGLALSSVLVFQLSGSVTISGWAGTATVLGAAVLALPTAAASGRAGRRAGLCLAYGAALTGCLVSMLAITIGSWPLLLAGLALFGGGSAGNLASRYSAADLAPPSHTGKHLSLVVWAATIGSVLGPNLAEPAQRLAAETGVMTGRAGPFALAGLAFGVALAVIALALRPDPLLLARTATGKDTGQEQPAVPRPRGRTLRDAWSTLRVARQARRALIAIAVSHTAMVSVMSMTPVHLDHAGASLSVIGVVISLHIAGMYVLSPVVGWLADRLGRVPVLVLGMAQLLTAAALAGTAGGHDVPQVSIGLFLLGTGWSCGLVAGSAMLTEAVPLERRPAVQGLSDLIMNVCGASGTVIAGAIVGALSYGFLGAAVGVMVVLCGLWLLSGRLRPRPA from the coding sequence GTGGGAGGCGTCGGCGGCGCGGTCGGGCTCGCGCTCAGCTCGGTGCTGGTCTTCCAGCTGTCCGGCTCGGTGACGATCAGCGGCTGGGCGGGTACCGCCACGGTGCTCGGTGCAGCGGTGCTGGCGCTGCCCACCGCGGCCGCGTCCGGGCGAGCGGGACGCCGCGCCGGGCTCTGCCTCGCCTACGGCGCCGCGCTGACCGGCTGCCTGGTCAGCATGCTCGCGATCACCATCGGCTCCTGGCCGCTGCTGCTGGCGGGCCTCGCCCTGTTCGGCGGCGGCAGCGCCGGCAACCTGGCCTCCCGCTACTCCGCGGCCGACCTCGCCCCGCCCAGCCACACGGGTAAGCACCTGTCGCTGGTGGTGTGGGCGGCGACGATCGGATCGGTGCTGGGCCCCAACCTCGCCGAGCCCGCCCAGCGGCTGGCCGCCGAGACGGGGGTGATGACCGGCAGGGCGGGACCGTTCGCGCTGGCGGGCCTGGCCTTCGGCGTCGCCCTGGCCGTCATCGCGCTGGCGCTGCGCCCCGACCCCCTGCTGCTGGCCCGCACCGCCACCGGGAAGGACACCGGACAGGAGCAGCCCGCGGTCCCCCGGCCGCGCGGACGCACCCTGCGCGACGCGTGGTCCACGCTGCGGGTCGCCCGGCAGGCCCGCCGGGCCCTGATCGCCATCGCGGTCAGTCACACCGCCATGGTGTCGGTGATGTCGATGACACCGGTCCACCTCGACCACGCCGGCGCCAGCCTGTCCGTCATCGGCGTGGTGATCAGCCTGCACATCGCGGGCATGTACGTGCTGTCCCCCGTCGTCGGCTGGCTGGCCGACCGGCTGGGCCGGGTGCCGGTGCTGGTGCTGGGCATGGCCCAGCTCCTGACCGCCGCCGCGCTGGCCGGCACGGCGGGCGGGCACGACGTCCCCCAGGTGAGCATCGGGCTGTTCCTGCTGGGCACGGGCTGGTCGTGCGGGCTGGTCGCCGGGTCGGCGATGCTCACCGAGGCGGTGCCGCTGGAGCGGCGGCCCGCCGTGCAGGGACTGTCCGATCTGATCATGAATGTGTGCGGGGCGAGCGGCACCGTGATCGCCGGGGCGATCGTGGGCGCGCTGTCGTACGGCTTCCTCGGCGCGGCCGTCGGCGTGATGGTCGTCCTGTGCGGCCTGTGGCTGCTGAGCGGCCGGCTGCGCCCCCGGCCCGCCTGA
- a CDS encoding bifunctional 3'-5' exonuclease/DNA polymerase produces the protein MHIAVTWGDGEAGELRPGGPVPDLAAAVRAAEPDRPRWTWSDWRAVYPRLLARGVRVSRCHDITLTENLLLGYEGRYGEPASPRAAYARLHNLPVPEEPPPGRPEQTALFEPAAGPPVAEPDLVMEVLADQLARIERTADPHRFRLLVAAESAGALAAAEMAHEGMPWRADVHDELLTDLLGPRPVHGMRPARLQALADEISAAFGRHVNPDSPQQLIKAFAAAGIRVPSTRSQVLREVEHPAVAPLLAYKELARLFSFHGWTWVDQWVRDGRFHPEYVVGGVVSGRWATSGGGALQIPKALRRAVVADDGWRLVVADAAQLEPRVLAAMSGDRGLAGAAGEIDLYSALAQAFGGERQNAKIAMLSAMYGGMSGDAPKLLSVMRQRFPQAYAFVEEAARAGEEGRLVRSWLGRTCPPPSQRWRELVSGPEGGRAARDRGRFTRNFVVQATAAEWALVLLAVLRGRLPEPARLVFFQHDEVMVHCPAELCREVVAAVEESALEATRLLFGATPVRFPMHATPVVRYADAK, from the coding sequence GTGCACATAGCGGTGACCTGGGGAGACGGGGAAGCGGGCGAGCTGCGGCCGGGCGGCCCGGTGCCCGATCTCGCCGCGGCCGTGCGCGCGGCCGAGCCCGACCGGCCGCGCTGGACGTGGTCCGACTGGCGGGCGGTCTACCCGAGACTTCTGGCCCGCGGCGTGCGCGTGTCCCGCTGCCACGACATCACGCTGACCGAGAACCTCCTCCTCGGCTACGAGGGCCGCTACGGCGAGCCCGCTTCGCCGCGGGCCGCCTACGCCCGGCTGCACAATCTGCCGGTGCCGGAGGAGCCGCCGCCCGGCCGGCCCGAGCAGACCGCGCTGTTCGAGCCCGCGGCCGGGCCGCCCGTCGCCGAGCCGGACCTCGTCATGGAGGTGCTCGCCGACCAGCTGGCACGCATCGAACGCACCGCCGACCCGCATCGGTTCCGGCTCCTGGTGGCCGCCGAGTCCGCCGGGGCGCTCGCCGCCGCCGAAATGGCCCATGAGGGCATGCCGTGGCGGGCCGACGTGCACGACGAGCTGCTCACCGACCTGCTCGGCCCGCGCCCCGTGCACGGCATGCGTCCGGCCAGGCTCCAGGCGCTGGCCGACGAGATCAGCGCGGCGTTCGGGCGGCATGTCAATCCCGACTCGCCGCAGCAGCTCATCAAGGCGTTCGCGGCCGCGGGCATCCGCGTCCCCTCCACCCGCTCCCAGGTGCTGCGGGAGGTCGAGCATCCGGCGGTCGCGCCGCTGCTGGCCTACAAGGAGCTGGCCCGCCTGTTCAGCTTCCACGGCTGGACCTGGGTCGACCAGTGGGTGCGCGACGGCCGCTTCCACCCGGAGTACGTCGTCGGCGGGGTGGTCTCCGGCCGGTGGGCGACCAGCGGGGGAGGCGCGCTGCAGATCCCGAAGGCGCTGCGCAGAGCCGTGGTCGCCGACGACGGCTGGCGGCTCGTGGTCGCCGACGCCGCCCAGCTCGAACCGCGGGTGCTCGCCGCCATGTCCGGCGACCGCGGCCTGGCCGGGGCCGCGGGCGAGATCGACCTGTACTCGGCGCTGGCCCAGGCGTTCGGCGGCGAACGGCAGAACGCCAAGATCGCCATGCTGTCGGCGATGTACGGCGGGATGAGCGGTGACGCCCCCAAGCTGCTTTCGGTCATGCGGCAGCGCTTCCCTCAGGCGTACGCGTTCGTCGAGGAGGCCGCGCGGGCGGGCGAGGAGGGGCGCCTGGTGCGCTCCTGGCTGGGCCGCACCTGCCCGCCGCCGTCACAGCGCTGGCGAGAGCTGGTGTCGGGTCCGGAGGGCGGCCGGGCCGCCCGCGACCGCGGCCGGTTCACCCGCAACTTCGTCGTCCAGGCCACCGCGGCGGAGTGGGCGCTGGTACTGCTGGCCGTGCTGCGGGGCCGCCTGCCCGAGCCGGCCCGGCTGGTGTTCTTCCAGCACGACGAGGTGATGGTCCACTGCCCGGCCGAACTGTGCCGGGAAGTCGTCGCGGCGGTGGAGGAGTCGGCGCTGGAGGCGACCCGGCTCCTGTTCGGCGCCACCCCGGTCCGCTTCCCGATGCACGCGACCCCGGTCGTCCGGTACGCCGACGCGAAGTAG
- a CDS encoding metallophosphoesterase family protein — MTMVDVAAERGERVSSRGSEEGAGWSCGQIGSFRELQPATQSFSWLNPRTLWRSRNEVVAALFGDPSLRARRRWMAAMRERGADPRCRIRPGVGPEFSFLVLGDPGEGDASQYAVVPVMLKVGADTDFAIVASDVIYPTGAANDYPDKFFRPYQDYPAPIYAIPGNHDWYDGLGGFMRVFCDARELPGDVAPESGLARLLWRKPEKADEALLAEASKLRDGERRRVVQPGPYWAIETPSLVVVGIDTGIRGEIDREQGEWLREVSTDPRPKVLITGKPIYVRNRYRPGPIEGGGTVDEIVRDPAHRYVAAIGGDVHNYQRYPVRVDGRTIQYIVSGGGGAFTHDTHTIERVDVAGVHEDDFRCYPLRGDSLSFYSLLYSRKLRMKWLYLTPEEAAAVMRERIGNDPVRPPEKQVTVTRRMRWAARLLGAWPMPFHLPVGRVFHHFISELADWDTPPFFKSFLRLSVTPDTLTIRCYAATGCRAQEINPPVEDEVAIPLTGDRPV, encoded by the coding sequence ATGACCATGGTCGATGTCGCCGCCGAGCGGGGCGAGCGGGTCTCGTCACGGGGTTCCGAGGAGGGCGCGGGCTGGTCCTGCGGGCAGATCGGTTCGTTCCGGGAGCTCCAGCCCGCCACCCAGAGCTTCTCCTGGCTCAACCCGCGCACACTGTGGCGCTCCCGCAACGAGGTCGTGGCCGCGCTGTTCGGTGATCCGTCGTTGCGGGCGCGCCGCCGCTGGATGGCCGCCATGCGCGAGCGCGGCGCCGACCCGCGCTGCCGCATCCGGCCCGGCGTGGGGCCGGAGTTCTCCTTCCTGGTGCTCGGCGACCCGGGAGAGGGCGACGCCTCGCAGTACGCGGTCGTCCCCGTGATGCTCAAGGTCGGCGCGGACACCGACTTCGCGATCGTGGCCAGCGACGTGATCTACCCCACCGGCGCGGCCAACGACTACCCGGACAAGTTCTTCCGTCCGTACCAGGACTATCCAGCCCCGATCTACGCCATTCCCGGCAACCACGACTGGTACGACGGCCTGGGCGGGTTCATGCGGGTGTTCTGCGACGCCCGGGAGCTGCCCGGAGACGTCGCGCCGGAAAGCGGCCTGGCCCGGCTGCTGTGGCGCAAGCCGGAGAAGGCGGACGAGGCGCTGCTGGCCGAGGCGAGCAAGCTCCGCGACGGCGAACGCCGCCGGGTCGTGCAGCCCGGGCCGTACTGGGCGATCGAGACGCCGAGCCTGGTCGTGGTGGGGATCGACACCGGCATCCGCGGTGAGATCGACCGCGAGCAGGGGGAGTGGCTGCGTGAGGTGTCCACCGATCCGCGCCCCAAGGTGCTGATCACAGGTAAGCCGATCTACGTGCGCAACCGTTACCGGCCGGGGCCGATCGAGGGCGGCGGGACGGTCGACGAGATCGTGCGTGACCCGGCGCACCGCTATGTCGCGGCCATCGGCGGTGACGTGCACAACTACCAGCGCTACCCGGTCCGGGTGGACGGCCGGACGATCCAGTACATCGTCTCCGGGGGCGGGGGCGCCTTCACTCACGACACCCACACCATCGAGCGGGTCGACGTCGCGGGGGTGCACGAGGACGACTTCCGCTGCTATCCGCTGCGCGGCGACTCCCTGTCGTTCTACAGCCTGCTGTACAGCCGCAAGCTGCGCATGAAGTGGCTCTACCTGACGCCCGAGGAGGCCGCCGCTGTCATGCGCGAGCGGATCGGCAACGACCCGGTCCGCCCGCCGGAGAAGCAGGTGACCGTCACCCGCCGCATGCGCTGGGCGGCGCGGCTGCTCGGCGCCTGGCCCATGCCGTTCCACCTGCCGGTGGGCCGGGTCTTCCACCACTTCATCTCCGAGCTGGCCGACTGGGACACCCCGCCGTTCTTCAAGAGCTTCCTGCGCCTGTCCGTCACCCCGGACACCCTCACCATCCGCTGCTACGCGGCCACCGGATGCCGCGCCCAGGAGATCAACCCTCCGGTGGAGGACGAGGTCGCCATCCCCCTGACCGGAGACCGGCCGGTATAG
- a CDS encoding serine/threonine-protein kinase, with product MASGLPPLLSLEPGDPTALGPYRIAARLGSGGMGTVYLAEGPAGPVALKVIKPHLASDPEFVARFRREVAAARRVHRFCTAPVLDADLDGDPLWVVTEYVAGPDLARVLRENGPLTGSNVEALAVGVATALTAIHDAGVVHRDLKPGNVLLSPLGPRVIDFGIARALDAGDGQTVTGRILGTPEYMAPELISGEKAGPPADIWAWGCVAVAAATGSSPFASKNVPHVFYRAVHETPVLDGVDPALRGVVAAALEKKPADRPTAQELLATLVQRSGLGAADTADIVGTVRLDLTAITSPPVTAAPPGPGGLGRFRPRGRLADMARGAAMGLGAAVLGAAVVFGLGALPESPPAVGDPVYRETFDTDDTGWSSDRTAVDTGIGYTGDGRYTMSADRSSTSRWALAPVNAVLPEEALISVRVDLTDGDPGGWNGVYCEYSEDDESENDFLYILELRPDGKAKIVKVDRGVWTDLTPDAPIPGFAKGNTLLRAECRRGDGELRVTLWAGEEKVGEYLDTDVAGATGAPRFGLYMEYPRTDASSRVYFDDFSISRLS from the coding sequence ATGGCCTCCGGATTGCCTCCCCTGCTCAGCCTCGAACCGGGCGATCCCACCGCGTTAGGCCCTTACCGCATCGCCGCCCGCCTGGGGAGCGGCGGCATGGGGACCGTCTACCTCGCCGAGGGCCCCGCGGGTCCGGTCGCGCTCAAGGTGATCAAGCCTCACCTGGCGAGCGACCCGGAGTTCGTGGCCCGCTTCCGCAGGGAGGTCGCCGCGGCCCGCAGGGTCCACCGGTTCTGCACCGCCCCCGTGCTCGACGCCGACCTGGACGGCGACCCGCTGTGGGTGGTGACGGAGTACGTCGCAGGGCCCGACCTCGCCCGCGTCCTGCGCGAGAACGGCCCGCTGACCGGGTCGAACGTCGAGGCGCTGGCCGTGGGCGTGGCCACCGCGCTGACCGCCATCCACGACGCGGGTGTGGTGCACCGCGATCTGAAGCCGGGCAACGTGCTGCTGTCCCCGCTCGGTCCGCGCGTGATCGACTTCGGTATCGCCCGCGCCCTGGACGCGGGCGACGGGCAGACCGTCACCGGCAGGATCCTCGGCACACCCGAGTACATGGCACCCGAGCTGATCTCCGGTGAGAAGGCCGGCCCGCCCGCGGACATCTGGGCCTGGGGCTGCGTGGCGGTGGCCGCCGCCACGGGCAGCTCGCCGTTCGCGTCCAAGAACGTGCCGCACGTCTTCTACCGCGCGGTGCACGAGACCCCGGTGCTGGACGGCGTCGATCCCGCGCTGCGCGGCGTGGTGGCGGCGGCGCTGGAGAAGAAGCCGGCCGACCGCCCCACGGCCCAGGAACTGCTGGCGACGCTGGTGCAGAGGTCCGGACTGGGCGCCGCCGACACCGCGGACATCGTCGGCACCGTACGGCTGGACCTGACGGCGATCACCTCGCCGCCGGTGACCGCCGCGCCGCCGGGCCCGGGGGGCCTCGGCCGCTTCCGCCCGCGCGGGCGGCTGGCGGACATGGCGCGGGGAGCGGCGATGGGCCTGGGCGCGGCGGTGCTGGGCGCCGCGGTCGTGTTCGGGCTCGGCGCGCTACCGGAGTCCCCTCCAGCGGTGGGCGATCCGGTGTACCGCGAGACCTTCGACACCGACGACACGGGATGGAGCAGCGACCGCACCGCCGTGGACACCGGCATCGGCTATACCGGGGACGGCCGTTACACCATGTCCGCCGACCGCTCCTCCACCTCCAGATGGGCCCTTGCCCCGGTGAACGCGGTGCTCCCGGAGGAGGCGCTGATCTCGGTCAGGGTCGACCTCACCGACGGCGACCCGGGAGGCTGGAACGGCGTCTACTGCGAATACTCCGAGGATGATGAGTCGGAGAACGACTTCCTGTACATCCTGGAGCTCCGCCCGGACGGCAAGGCGAAGATCGTCAAGGTGGACCGCGGGGTGTGGACGGATCTGACTCCGGACGCCCCGATACCCGGGTTCGCCAAGGGGAACACGCTGCTGCGGGCGGAGTGCAGGCGCGGCGACGGTGAGCTCCGGGTGACCCTGTGGGCGGGCGAGGAGAAGGTGGGGGAGTACCTGGACACCGACGTGGCGGGGGCGACGGGGGCGCCGAGGTTCGGCCTTTACATGGAGTACCCCCGCACCGACGCCTCCTCGCGCGTCTACTTCGACGATTTCAGCATCAGCCGGCTTTCCTGA
- a CDS encoding sucrase ferredoxin yields the protein MAEGRPLTRMKGCDHPPACHTGDAPVYASATTKARRWLLIEHEGPWAEKLPDSDLPPEVLTLIDRATRLGVRPQLIRRPGRRTRTRKHGLHVLVGDSTGDNPWIAEGVFTDPDDLDLDALVDGVVPASCILVNEPVFLVCTHAKRNACCARIGLPIARSLSRELPGSVWETSHVGGDRYAANLVCLPHGLYYGSMSEAAALAAANAYRHGEIVLSRFRGRAGIPEPSQAAEHFVREHTGELSVGAVAVESSRSDGDVTEAVVRCGDVRFRVVVEPTVFSPPCGATFAETITTYRLVSLDRHTPVRYSTPALA from the coding sequence GTGGCAGAGGGCAGGCCGCTCACGCGGATGAAGGGGTGCGACCACCCGCCCGCCTGCCACACCGGTGACGCGCCCGTGTACGCCAGCGCCACGACCAAGGCGCGGCGATGGCTGCTCATCGAGCACGAGGGCCCCTGGGCCGAGAAGCTGCCCGACTCCGACCTGCCGCCCGAGGTGCTCACGCTCATCGACCGGGCGACGCGGCTGGGCGTGCGCCCGCAGCTCATTCGCCGCCCCGGAAGGCGCACCCGCACGCGCAAGCACGGACTGCATGTGCTAGTGGGCGACTCGACCGGCGACAACCCCTGGATCGCCGAGGGCGTTTTCACCGACCCGGACGATCTTGACCTGGACGCGCTCGTGGACGGAGTGGTCCCCGCGTCCTGCATACTGGTGAACGAGCCGGTGTTTCTGGTCTGCACGCACGCCAAACGCAACGCGTGCTGCGCCCGCATCGGTCTGCCCATCGCGCGATCCCTCAGCCGGGAACTGCCGGGAAGCGTATGGGAAACATCACATGTTGGCGGCGATCGCTACGCCGCCAACCTTGTGTGCTTGCCACACGGGCTTTACTACGGCAGCATGTCTGAGGCTGCCGCGCTCGCGGCGGCTAATGCTTACCGGCACGGCGAGATCGTTCTCAGCCGTTTCCGGGGGCGCGCGGGCATCCCTGAGCCATCGCAGGCCGCCGAGCACTTCGTTCGTGAGCATACGGGCGAGCTCTCGGTCGGCGCAGTGGCCGTGGAATCCTCAAGGTCGGACGGTGACGTCACCGAAGCCGTGGTGCGCTGCGGTGACGTCCGGTTCCGGGTCGTGGTCGAACCAACGGTGTTCTCACCGCCGTGCGGTGCGACCTTCGCCGAGACGATCACGACCTACCGGCTGGTGTCACTGGACAGGCACACGCCTGTGCGGTACTCCACGCCTGCTCTGGCCTGA
- a CDS encoding WhiB family transcriptional regulator: MSQVRRQIARPRPSWGWQDDAACRGEDLVLFFGPDGERQPEREIRERKAKAICAQCPVRVECLDYALSRPEKYGTWGGLNEDERASERRRRMRRAASAGISAA, from the coding sequence ATGTCTCAGGTACGTCGGCAGATCGCCCGCCCGCGGCCCAGCTGGGGCTGGCAGGATGATGCCGCGTGCCGGGGTGAGGACCTCGTACTCTTTTTCGGCCCCGACGGTGAGCGTCAGCCGGAGCGGGAAATTCGCGAACGCAAGGCCAAGGCGATCTGCGCCCAGTGTCCCGTGCGCGTCGAATGCCTCGACTACGCGCTGTCCCGTCCCGAGAAGTACGGCACCTGGGGCGGCCTGAACGAGGACGAGCGAGCCTCCGAGCGTCGCCGTCGGATGCGCCGCGCCGCGAGCGCCGGCATCAGCGCCGCCTGA
- a CDS encoding phosphoribosyltransferase has product MALNMGGEAPFADREEAGALLAERLASLGLRDPIVLGLARGGLPVAREVARRLGGRLEVLVTRKIGFPAQPELGVGAIAEGGEPVFDTALMRRLGLTEDDLADVVAAERAELRRRVEVYRGRRRLPELAGADVVVVDDGLATGGTARAALRAVRAAGPGRLVLAVPVGAPETVESLRDEADEVVAVITPRDFFAVGQWYTEFGQLTDEDVLDVLGAPHGRKEEPG; this is encoded by the coding sequence ATGGCGCTGAATATGGGGGGTGAGGCGCCGTTCGCCGACCGGGAGGAAGCCGGAGCGTTGCTCGCTGAGCGCCTGGCGTCCCTGGGGCTGCGCGACCCCATCGTGCTCGGCTTGGCGCGCGGCGGGCTGCCGGTGGCCAGGGAGGTGGCGCGCAGACTGGGCGGCAGGCTGGAGGTGCTGGTCACCCGTAAGATCGGCTTCCCGGCCCAGCCGGAGCTGGGCGTGGGGGCGATCGCCGAGGGCGGTGAGCCGGTGTTCGACACCGCGCTCATGCGCAGGCTGGGCCTGACCGAGGACGACCTCGCCGACGTGGTCGCGGCGGAGCGGGCCGAGCTGCGGCGGCGAGTCGAGGTCTACCGCGGGAGGCGGCGGCTGCCCGAACTGGCGGGCGCCGACGTCGTCGTGGTGGACGACGGGCTGGCCACCGGGGGTACGGCGCGGGCCGCCCTGCGCGCGGTACGTGCCGCCGGGCCCGGCAGGCTGGTGCTGGCCGTTCCGGTGGGAGCCCCGGAGACGGTGGAGTCGCTGCGTGATGAGGCCGACGAAGTGGTGGCCGTCATCACGCCGCGGGACTTCTTCGCCGTCGGGCAGTGGTACACCGAATTCGGCCAGCTCACCGACGAGGATGTGCTGGACGTTCTCGGCGCGCCCCACGGCCGGAAGGAGGAGCCGGGGTGA